From Azospirillum baldaniorum, the proteins below share one genomic window:
- a CDS encoding amidohydrolase gives MTGRTGNGRPGVGRRGAIAGSAAATLLASPLLTRLGNAAMPSSDLLIVNARITTLDRANPQADAVAIRDGRFLAVGREAEVRTAASPDAAVIDAKGRRLIPGLIDSHIHVIRGGLNYNMELRWDGVPTLADAMAMLRAQVARTPAPQWVRVVGGFTEHQFAEKRLPTLEELNAAAPDTPVFILHLYDRALLNAAALRAVGYGKDTPNPPGGEIQRDAAGNPTGLLLALPNAMILYSTLAKGPKLPEEYQVNSTRHFMRELNSLGVTSVIDAGGGFQNYPDDYAIIEKLHADGEMTLRIAYNLFTQKPKEELQDFATWSDKVKPGDGDDRYRLNGAGEMLVYSAADFEDFRVARPEMPPNMETDLEPVVRLLAERRWPWRLHATYDETIGRALDVFEKVNRDIPLQGLNWFFDHAETISERNIDRIAALGGGIAVQHRMAYQGEYFVERYGAKAAEATPPIAKMMAAGVPVGAGTDATRVASYNPWVSLSWLVTGKTVGGLSLYPMANRLDRETALRLWTEANTWFSNEQGKKGRIEAGQLADAALLSDDYMAVPEDRIPHIRSVLTLLGGAVVHGEGDYDTLAPPLPKPMPDWSPVATVGGYHRDPRTVQRQAAECGCHSGCAVHGHDHAAALGADVPSSDARSFWGVFGCGCWAV, from the coding sequence ATGACCGGCCGCACCGGAAACGGTCGCCCCGGTGTTGGCCGCCGCGGCGCCATCGCCGGAAGCGCCGCCGCCACTCTGCTCGCCTCGCCCCTGCTCACCCGCCTTGGGAATGCCGCCATGCCGTCTTCCGACCTTCTGATCGTCAACGCCCGGATCACGACGCTCGACCGCGCCAACCCGCAGGCCGACGCCGTGGCGATCCGCGACGGGCGCTTCCTCGCTGTGGGGCGGGAGGCCGAGGTGCGCACCGCAGCATCTCCCGACGCCGCGGTGATCGACGCCAAGGGACGCCGCCTGATCCCCGGCCTGATCGACAGCCACATCCACGTCATCCGCGGCGGCCTGAACTACAACATGGAGCTGCGCTGGGACGGCGTGCCGACGCTGGCCGACGCCATGGCGATGCTGCGCGCCCAGGTGGCCCGCACGCCGGCCCCGCAATGGGTGCGCGTCGTCGGCGGCTTCACCGAGCACCAGTTCGCCGAGAAGCGCCTGCCGACGCTGGAGGAACTGAACGCCGCCGCCCCCGACACGCCGGTCTTCATCCTGCACCTCTACGACCGCGCGCTTCTGAACGCCGCTGCGCTGCGGGCGGTGGGATACGGCAAGGACACGCCCAACCCACCGGGCGGCGAGATCCAGCGCGACGCCGCGGGCAACCCGACCGGCCTGCTGCTCGCCCTGCCCAACGCGATGATCCTGTACTCCACCCTCGCCAAGGGGCCGAAGCTGCCAGAGGAGTATCAGGTCAACTCCACCCGCCATTTCATGCGGGAGCTGAACAGTCTGGGCGTCACCAGCGTGATCGACGCCGGCGGCGGCTTCCAGAACTATCCCGACGATTACGCGATCATCGAGAAGCTGCACGCCGACGGCGAGATGACCCTGCGCATCGCCTACAACCTGTTCACCCAGAAGCCGAAGGAGGAGTTGCAGGACTTCGCCACCTGGTCCGACAAGGTCAAGCCGGGCGACGGCGACGACCGCTACCGCCTGAACGGGGCGGGGGAGATGCTGGTCTATTCGGCGGCCGACTTCGAGGACTTCCGCGTCGCCCGGCCCGAGATGCCGCCCAACATGGAGACGGACCTGGAGCCGGTGGTTCGCCTGCTGGCCGAGCGGCGCTGGCCGTGGCGGCTGCACGCCACCTACGACGAGACCATCGGCCGGGCGCTCGACGTCTTCGAGAAGGTCAACCGCGACATCCCGTTGCAGGGGCTGAACTGGTTCTTCGACCACGCCGAAACGATCAGCGAGCGCAACATCGACCGCATCGCCGCGCTCGGCGGCGGCATCGCCGTGCAGCACCGCATGGCCTATCAGGGCGAGTATTTCGTGGAGCGCTACGGCGCCAAGGCCGCCGAGGCCACGCCGCCCATCGCGAAGATGATGGCCGCCGGGGTGCCGGTGGGCGCCGGGACGGACGCCACCCGTGTCGCCAGCTACAACCCCTGGGTCTCGCTGTCCTGGCTGGTCACCGGTAAGACGGTGGGCGGGCTGTCGCTCTACCCGATGGCCAACCGCCTGGACCGCGAGACGGCGCTGCGCTTGTGGACGGAGGCCAACACCTGGTTCTCCAACGAGCAGGGCAAGAAGGGCCGGATCGAGGCCGGGCAACTCGCCGACGCGGCGCTGCTCAGCGACGACTACATGGCGGTTCCGGAGGACCGCATCCCCCACATCCGCTCGGTCCTGACCCTGCTGGGCGGCGCCGTGGTGCATGGCGAGGGCGATTACGACACGCTCGCCCCGCCGCTGCCCAAGCCGATGCCCGACTGGTCGCCGGTCGCCACGGTCGGCGGCTATCACCGCGACCCCAGGACGGTGCAGCGGCAGGCGGCGGAGTGCGGCTGCCACTCCGGCTGCGCGGTGCACGGCCACGACCACGCGGCGGCGCTGGGCGCCGACGTGCCCTCGTCCGACGCGCGCAGCTTCTGGGGCGTGTTCGGCTGCGGCTGCTGGGCGGTTTGA
- a CDS encoding XapX domain-containing protein, translating to MMPYLLSLGAGILVGVLYALLGVRSPAPPTIALIGLLGMLVGEQAVPVVKRLIAGQPVLAFIQNDCARHILGPQAGSATAPDATTPPAPAVDAPPRGRA from the coding sequence ATGATGCCTTACCTGCTTTCCCTCGGCGCCGGCATCCTGGTCGGCGTCCTCTACGCGTTGCTCGGTGTCCGCTCCCCGGCGCCGCCCACCATCGCCCTGATCGGCCTGCTCGGCATGCTGGTCGGCGAGCAGGCGGTGCCGGTGGTCAAGCGGCTGATCGCCGGGCAGCCGGTCCTCGCCTTCATCCAGAACGATTGCGCGCGCCACATCCTGGGGCCGCAGGCCGGCAGCGCCACCGCTCCCGATGCCACGACCCCGCCGGCACCCGCCGTGGACGCGCCCCCGCGGGGCCGGGCATGA
- a CDS encoding hydrolase, with translation MTITATATPGKLLVSPKDHALIMIDHQSQMAFATHSIDATTLRTNTALVAHAAAGFGVSTILTTVAEKSFSGPIFSEITEAFPGAEVTDRTSMNTWEDANVIKRVNGLGKTRLVFCGLWTSVCIVGPTLSALDQGFEVYVIADACGDVSVEAHQRAMDRMVQAGVRPMTSLQYMLELQRDWARTETYEMTTGIAKKYGGAYGLGIIYAKTMFGASEGGHSAAA, from the coding sequence ATGACCATCACCGCCACCGCGACTCCTGGCAAGCTGCTCGTATCGCCGAAGGACCACGCGCTGATCATGATCGATCATCAGTCGCAGATGGCCTTCGCGACCCATTCGATCGACGCCACGACGCTGCGCACCAACACCGCGCTGGTCGCCCACGCCGCCGCCGGCTTCGGCGTCTCGACGATCCTGACCACCGTCGCGGAAAAGAGCTTCTCCGGCCCGATCTTCTCCGAGATCACCGAGGCCTTCCCGGGGGCGGAGGTCACCGACCGCACTTCCATGAACACCTGGGAGGACGCGAACGTCATCAAGCGGGTGAACGGCCTGGGCAAGACCCGGCTGGTCTTCTGCGGCCTGTGGACCTCGGTCTGCATCGTCGGCCCGACCCTGTCGGCGCTGGACCAGGGCTTCGAGGTCTACGTCATCGCCGACGCCTGCGGCGACGTCTCGGTCGAAGCGCACCAGCGCGCCATGGACCGCATGGTCCAGGCCGGCGTCCGCCCGATGACCTCGCTCCAGTACATGCTGGAGTTGCAGCGCGACTGGGCGCGCACCGAGACCTACGAGATGACCACCGGCATCGCCAAGAAGTACGGCGGCGCCTATGGCCTGGGCATCATCTACGCCAAGACGATGTTCGGCGCGTCGGAAGGCGGCCACAGCGCCGCCGCCTGA
- a CDS encoding sensor histidine kinase, whose amino-acid sequence MRTRDVPGDQRFLLATLPPGAGQTRLAVVTVVGLLVALAIAAPFARLTLDGTAVLLPAYATAVLLTELMTAVLLFALYATQRSPALLALAAGYLVTALLIVPWALTFPGVFAPTGLLGAGLQSTAIIAAGRRIGLPLFILAYALLKAVEAGPREAHRPALPAIAGGVALAAALAGGLTAFALANDAVLPRLMVDSMRETPLWRVVPVTALALCAAALVVLWRQRRSVLDLWLMVVLAAWAIETCLLSFISGGRFSAGWWSGRLFGLAASSVVLLILLAEMTTLYGRLVRSVAAERRVRDARLASLEALSASIAHEVNQPLASMVTNAGAGLRWLDRPSPNLVEVRAALKRISDDGHRAARVIACIRDSFRKAPPQRSRLDINGVIRSALDRTEGERRLNRIAVRTDLQQSLPPVNGSPVQLEQVLLNLIANADDAMSAVSDRPRVLSIRSRRRGLADVLVSVEDTGTGLQATQEERLFEPFFTTKEHGIGMGLTICQSIVEAHGGRLWVAANQPHGAVFRFTLPADDEPERPAAGTALERMR is encoded by the coding sequence ATGCGCACGAGGGATGTCCCCGGAGACCAGCGGTTTCTTCTGGCGACCCTGCCCCCGGGGGCGGGGCAGACGCGGCTGGCCGTCGTCACGGTGGTGGGGCTTCTGGTCGCGCTGGCGATCGCGGCGCCCTTCGCCCGCCTGACGCTGGACGGCACGGCGGTCCTGCTGCCCGCCTACGCCACCGCGGTCCTGCTGACCGAGCTGATGACCGCCGTCCTGCTGTTCGCTCTCTACGCCACGCAACGCTCGCCGGCCCTGCTGGCGCTGGCTGCCGGCTATCTGGTCACGGCCTTGCTGATCGTTCCCTGGGCGCTGACCTTCCCCGGCGTCTTCGCCCCGACCGGGCTGCTCGGCGCCGGTCTGCAGAGCACGGCCATCATCGCCGCCGGGCGCCGCATCGGACTGCCGCTGTTCATCCTGGCCTACGCGCTGCTGAAGGCCGTGGAGGCCGGCCCGCGCGAGGCGCACCGCCCTGCCCTGCCCGCCATCGCGGGCGGCGTGGCGCTGGCGGCGGCGCTGGCCGGGGGCCTGACGGCCTTCGCGCTGGCCAACGACGCCGTTCTTCCCCGGCTGATGGTCGACAGCATGCGGGAAACGCCGCTGTGGCGGGTCGTGCCGGTGACCGCGCTGGCGCTCTGCGCCGCCGCACTGGTCGTCCTGTGGCGGCAGCGGCGCTCCGTCCTCGACCTCTGGCTGATGGTCGTCCTGGCCGCCTGGGCCATCGAGACCTGCCTGCTCAGCTTCATCAGCGGCGGGCGCTTCAGTGCCGGCTGGTGGTCGGGGCGGCTGTTCGGGCTGGCCGCCTCCAGCGTCGTCCTGCTGATCCTGCTGGCGGAGATGACGACGCTCTACGGGCGGCTGGTCCGCTCGGTGGCGGCGGAGCGGCGGGTGCGCGACGCGCGTCTGGCCAGCCTGGAGGCGCTCTCCGCCTCCATCGCGCACGAGGTCAACCAGCCGCTGGCGAGCATGGTCACCAACGCGGGCGCCGGGCTGCGCTGGCTGGACCGCCCGTCGCCCAATCTGGTGGAGGTGCGGGCGGCGCTGAAGCGCATCTCCGACGACGGCCACCGCGCCGCGCGGGTGATCGCCTGCATCCGCGATTCCTTCCGCAAGGCGCCGCCCCAACGCAGCCGGCTGGACATCAACGGCGTGATCCGCAGCGCGCTGGACCGCACCGAAGGCGAACGCCGCCTGAACCGGATCGCCGTGCGCACCGACCTTCAGCAGAGTCTGCCGCCGGTCAACGGCAGCCCGGTGCAGCTCGAACAGGTGCTGCTGAACCTGATCGCCAACGCCGACGACGCGATGAGCGCGGTCTCCGACCGTCCGCGTGTGCTGAGCATCCGTTCGCGCCGCCGCGGGCTCGCGGACGTCCTCGTGTCGGTGGAGGACACCGGCACCGGGTTGCAGGCGACCCAGGAGGAGCGGCTGTTCGAACCCTTCTTCACCACCAAGGAGCATGGAATCGGCATGGGGCTGACCATCTGCCAGTCGATCGTGGAGGCCCATGGCGGCCGGCTGTGGGTGGCCGCCAACCAGCCCCACGGCGCCGTCTTCCGCTTCACCCTGCCCGCCGACGACGAGCCGGAGCGGCCGGCCGCCGGCACCGCTCTGGAGCGGATGCGATGA
- a CDS encoding response regulator transcription factor, with protein MTDRTVSDRSPATMETPFVAIIDDDPSIRESLVSLLRSVGLTALPFASAQDFLQHRWPDAPGCLVLDVRLPGQSGLEFQRELTGAGIHLPVVFITGHGDIPMSVTAMKAGAVEFLAKPFRDQDLIDAVHTGIERDRDRRRAVDALSDLQERFRSLTPREREVMQLVAAGQLNKQIAAELQLSEITVKVHRASVMRKMQARSLPDLVRIADKVTPNGES; from the coding sequence ATGACCGACCGCACCGTTTCCGACCGGTCCCCCGCAACCATGGAAACCCCCTTCGTCGCCATCATCGACGATGATCCGTCGATCCGGGAATCGCTGGTCAGCCTGCTGCGCTCGGTCGGGCTGACGGCCCTGCCCTTCGCCTCGGCGCAGGACTTTCTGCAGCATCGCTGGCCCGACGCGCCGGGCTGCTTGGTGCTGGACGTGCGGCTGCCTGGCCAGAGCGGGCTGGAGTTCCAGCGCGAGCTGACCGGGGCGGGCATCCATTTGCCGGTCGTCTTCATCACCGGCCATGGCGACATTCCCATGTCGGTGACGGCGATGAAGGCGGGCGCCGTCGAGTTCCTGGCCAAGCCCTTCCGCGACCAGGATCTGATCGACGCCGTCCACACCGGCATCGAGCGCGACCGCGACCGCCGCCGCGCCGTCGACGCCCTGTCCGATCTTCAGGAACGCTTCCGCAGCCTGACCCCGCGCGAGCGGGAGGTGATGCAGCTCGTCGCCGCCGGGCAGCTCAACAAGCAGATCGCCGCCGAGCTGCAACTCAGCGAGATCACCGTGAAGGTCCACCGTGCCAGCGTGATGCGCAAGATGCAGGCGCGGTCCCTGCCCGATCTGGTGCGCATCGCCGACAAGGTGACCCCCAACGGTGAGTCCTGA
- a CDS encoding alpha/beta fold hydrolase gives MSTISTKDGTRIFYKDWGSGQPVVFSHGWPLSADAWDGQMLFFGQQGYRVIAHDRRSHGRSDQTWTGNHMDQYADDLAELLDALDVRDAVMIGHSTGGGEVARYIGRHGTGRVAKAVLVGAVPPIMLKTAANPGGLPMEVFDGIRKGTYDDRSQFFLDLTMPFYGFNRDGAKVSEGLRQSFWLQGMMAGIKGAYDCIQQFSETDFTEDLRKMALPTLLIHGDDDQIVPIDAAARRAVEIAPQATLTVYEGAPHGLTATHQDRFNADVLAFIKGS, from the coding sequence TTGAGCACGATCTCGACCAAGGACGGCACCCGCATCTTCTACAAGGACTGGGGCAGCGGACAGCCGGTGGTCTTCTCGCACGGATGGCCGCTCAGCGCCGACGCCTGGGACGGGCAGATGCTGTTCTTCGGCCAGCAGGGCTACCGGGTCATCGCCCACGACCGGCGCAGCCATGGCCGCTCGGACCAGACCTGGACCGGCAACCACATGGACCAGTACGCCGACGATCTGGCCGAACTGCTCGACGCGCTGGACGTGCGCGACGCGGTGATGATCGGCCATTCCACCGGCGGCGGCGAGGTCGCCCGCTACATCGGGCGCCACGGCACCGGGAGGGTCGCCAAGGCCGTTCTGGTCGGGGCGGTGCCGCCGATCATGCTGAAGACCGCCGCCAACCCCGGCGGCCTGCCGATGGAGGTCTTCGACGGCATCCGCAAGGGCACCTACGACGACCGGTCGCAGTTCTTCCTGGACCTGACCATGCCCTTCTACGGCTTCAACCGCGACGGGGCGAAGGTGTCGGAAGGGCTGCGGCAATCCTTCTGGCTGCAGGGCATGATGGCCGGGATCAAGGGCGCCTACGATTGCATCCAGCAATTCTCGGAAACCGATTTCACCGAGGATCTGAGGAAGATGGCGCTTCCGACGCTGTTGATCCACGGCGACGACGACCAGATCGTGCCCATCGACGCGGCGGCCCGCCGCGCCGTGGAGATCGCGCCGCAGGCGACGCTGACGGTCTACGAAGGGGCGCCGCACGGCCTGACGGCCACCCACCAGGACCGCTTCAACGCCGACGTGCTGGCTTTCATCAAAGGATCGTAA
- a CDS encoding bifunctional diguanylate cyclase/phosphodiesterase → MLFGLALVFVGACARIWVLSSFLEGKINNLASSQQQSTASYVAHDIDEKIKARLDLLRRAAGSLPLAALDDPTALRDWLKRHQDIAPLFSRGLMVVRPDGHEVVADYPERHRSPDFDVSSRDWFQAALNSREPVIGRPARSSLDDEPMVVMAMAVTDAAGRPVAVLSGATALSSPGFLNLVQGNRIGRSGGFLLVSPRDRLFVSASDHGMILTATPPEGVNPLHDRAMAGYRGTGVTVNAAGVEELSAIAAVPTAGWFLVARLPTAEAFEGVRDLQTFIATNSLMIAAFAVTVLFIGMRRFFRPLTEAARRMHQMADGHVELAPLPVHRMDEVGELAQGFNYLLGKLREQEAALRASEARMAHMAHHDALTGLPNRAMFHDRLQQAIDRSERGGALFALLYIDLDGFKPINDTHGHSRGDEVLRVVARRLSGLLRKSDLIARIGGDEFAIILEVEVTPAGAETVADKCRTALAEPILIDGLRLPLALSIGVAVYPQDGRDAQQLIVHADQAMYAVKRGAVRVPAL, encoded by the coding sequence ATGCTTTTTGGACTAGCTCTGGTCTTCGTTGGCGCCTGCGCGCGCATCTGGGTTCTGTCCTCCTTCTTGGAGGGCAAGATCAACAACCTGGCCTCGTCCCAACAGCAATCGACCGCTTCCTACGTTGCCCACGACATCGACGAGAAGATCAAGGCACGGCTCGACCTCCTGCGCCGCGCCGCCGGAAGCCTGCCATTGGCAGCCCTCGACGATCCCACGGCCCTGCGCGACTGGCTGAAACGGCATCAGGACATCGCGCCTTTGTTCTCGCGCGGGCTGATGGTCGTCCGGCCCGACGGCCACGAGGTCGTCGCCGATTATCCGGAACGGCACCGGTCGCCGGATTTCGACGTCTCAAGCCGCGATTGGTTCCAGGCGGCGCTGAACTCCCGCGAACCGGTGATCGGGCGGCCCGCCCGCTCCTCTCTCGACGACGAGCCGATGGTGGTCATGGCGATGGCCGTCACCGACGCCGCCGGACGCCCGGTCGCGGTCCTGAGCGGCGCCACCGCCCTGTCGTCGCCGGGCTTCCTCAATCTGGTCCAGGGAAACCGCATCGGGCGCAGCGGCGGTTTCCTCCTGGTCTCCCCCCGCGACAGGCTGTTCGTGTCGGCCAGCGACCACGGGATGATCCTGACCGCGACCCCGCCGGAAGGGGTGAACCCGCTGCACGACCGGGCCATGGCCGGTTACCGCGGCACCGGCGTCACCGTCAACGCGGCGGGGGTGGAGGAATTGTCCGCCATCGCCGCGGTCCCGACGGCGGGCTGGTTCCTGGTCGCCCGGCTGCCCACGGCGGAGGCGTTCGAGGGGGTGCGCGACCTCCAGACCTTCATCGCCACCAACAGCCTGATGATCGCCGCCTTCGCCGTGACCGTGCTGTTCATCGGCATGCGCCGCTTCTTCCGCCCGCTGACCGAGGCGGCGCGGCGGATGCACCAGATGGCCGACGGGCATGTCGAGCTGGCGCCCCTGCCGGTCCATCGCATGGATGAGGTCGGGGAACTGGCGCAGGGCTTCAACTATCTGCTGGGCAAGCTGCGGGAGCAGGAGGCCGCCCTGCGGGCGAGCGAGGCGCGCATGGCCCACATGGCCCACCACGACGCGCTGACCGGACTGCCGAACCGCGCCATGTTCCACGACCGGCTGCAACAGGCCATCGACCGGTCGGAGCGCGGCGGCGCCCTGTTCGCCCTGCTCTACATCGACCTCGACGGTTTCAAGCCGATCAACGACACCCATGGCCACAGCCGGGGCGACGAGGTCCTGCGGGTGGTGGCGCGGCGCCTGTCCGGCCTGCTGCGCAAATCCGACCTGATCGCCCGCATCGGCGGCGACGAGTTCGCCATCATCCTGGAGGTGGAGGTGACCCCCGCCGGGGCGGAAACCGTCGCCGACAAGTGCCGGACGGCGCTGGCGGAGCCCATCCTGATCGACGGGCTGCGGCTGCCGCTCGCCCTGTCGATCGGCGTCGCGGTCTATCCGCAGGACGGGCGGGACGCCCAGCAACTCATCGTCCACGCCGATCAGGCGATGTACGCGGTCAAGAGGGGCGCCGTCCGGGTCCCGGCCCTGTAG
- the feoB gene encoding ferrous iron transporter B encodes MSVLDSALPPRIALVGNPNCGKTALFNALTGSRQKVANYPGVTVERKIGHFVSPLGRRVQVIDLPGTYSLRARSPDEEVTRDVVLGRFSHEDSPDLLVCVADATNLRLNLRLVVELKRLGRPIILALNMMDAAEKRGCRIDAAALSAALGVPVVPTVAIRRGGVQPLLEQIDGAMAMASDAGENPPPCGWSEPSSRDLRAYHQEVEGLLAGCVADAGLPPLATRRVDAVLLHPVFGLAFLFLVLFLMFQAVFAWAEAPMNLIDGAVSGLKDWVAATLPDGALRSLLTDGIIAGVGSVVIFLPQILVLFFFILVLEATGYLARAAFLLDRLMGGVGLHGRAFIPLLSSFACAVPGVMAARTIENRADRLATIMIAPLMTCSARLPVYTLLIAAFVPDRPLLGGLVGLPGLVMFALYAAGILSALAVAFVLKGTVFKGAREPLLMELPAYRLPNPRDIALGLFERAKVFLARAGTTIFALMIVMWFLASFPGAPEGATEPAIQYSIAGMIGHALEPLLAPIGFTWQIAVALVPGIAAREVAVGVLGTIYALSESGDALQSSLAGALAASWSLPTALSLLAWYVFAPQCVATLSVVKRETNGWFWPAVMFAYMITLAYGASFITYRVALALL; translated from the coding sequence ATGTCGGTCCTGGACTCCGCCCTGCCGCCGCGCATCGCGCTGGTCGGCAACCCGAACTGCGGCAAGACCGCCCTGTTCAACGCGCTCACCGGTTCCCGCCAGAAGGTGGCGAACTACCCCGGCGTCACCGTGGAACGGAAGATCGGGCATTTCGTCAGCCCGCTCGGCCGCCGGGTGCAGGTGATCGACCTGCCGGGCACCTACAGCCTGCGCGCCCGCTCCCCCGACGAGGAGGTGACCCGCGACGTCGTGCTCGGCCGCTTCTCGCACGAGGACAGTCCGGACCTGCTGGTCTGCGTCGCCGACGCCACCAACCTGCGCCTGAACCTGCGGCTGGTGGTGGAACTGAAGCGCCTGGGCCGCCCGATCATCCTGGCGCTGAACATGATGGACGCGGCGGAGAAGCGCGGCTGCCGCATCGACGCGGCGGCGCTGTCCGCAGCGCTCGGCGTGCCGGTGGTGCCGACCGTCGCCATCCGCCGCGGCGGCGTCCAGCCACTTCTGGAGCAGATCGACGGCGCCATGGCCATGGCGTCCGATGCGGGGGAGAATCCTCCTCCCTGCGGCTGGAGCGAGCCCTCCTCGCGCGACCTGCGGGCCTACCACCAGGAGGTCGAAGGGCTACTGGCCGGCTGCGTGGCCGACGCCGGCCTGCCTCCGCTGGCGACCCGGCGGGTGGACGCCGTGCTGCTGCACCCGGTGTTCGGGCTGGCCTTCCTGTTCCTCGTGCTGTTCCTGATGTTCCAGGCGGTGTTCGCCTGGGCCGAGGCGCCGATGAACCTGATCGACGGCGCGGTCAGCGGGCTCAAGGACTGGGTGGCCGCCACCCTGCCGGACGGCGCGCTGCGCAGCCTGCTGACCGACGGGATCATCGCCGGGGTGGGCAGCGTGGTCATCTTCCTGCCGCAGATCCTCGTGCTGTTCTTCTTCATCCTGGTGCTGGAGGCGACCGGCTATCTCGCCCGCGCCGCCTTTCTGCTGGACCGGCTGATGGGCGGGGTGGGGCTGCATGGGCGGGCCTTCATCCCGCTGCTGTCCAGCTTCGCCTGCGCGGTGCCCGGCGTCATGGCGGCGCGCACCATCGAGAACCGCGCCGACCGGCTGGCGACCATCATGATCGCCCCGCTGATGACGTGCTCGGCCCGGCTGCCGGTCTACACGCTGCTGATCGCGGCCTTCGTGCCGGACCGTCCGCTGCTGGGCGGGCTGGTCGGGCTGCCGGGGCTGGTGATGTTCGCGCTCTACGCCGCCGGCATCCTGTCGGCGCTGGCCGTCGCCTTCGTTCTGAAGGGCACGGTGTTCAAGGGCGCCCGCGAGCCGCTGCTGATGGAGCTGCCGGCCTATCGCCTGCCCAACCCGCGCGACATCGCGCTGGGCCTGTTCGAGCGGGCCAAGGTCTTCCTGGCGCGGGCCGGCACGACGATCTTCGCGCTGATGATCGTCATGTGGTTCCTGGCGAGCTTCCCCGGCGCGCCGGAGGGGGCGACCGAGCCGGCCATCCAGTATTCCATCGCCGGCATGATCGGCCACGCGCTGGAACCGCTGCTGGCGCCCATCGGCTTCACCTGGCAGATCGCCGTGGCGCTGGTGCCGGGCATCGCGGCGCGCGAGGTTGCGGTCGGCGTGCTGGGCACGATCTACGCGCTGAGCGAGAGCGGCGACGCGCTGCAATCCTCGCTGGCCGGGGCGCTGGCCGCCTCCTGGAGCCTGCCGACCGCGCTGTCGCTGCTCGCCTGGTACGTCTTCGCCCCGCAATGCGTCGCCACCCTGTCGGTGGTGAAGCGGGAGACCAACGGCTGGTTCTGGCCGGCGGTGATGTTCGCCTACATGATCACGCTGGCCTATGGGGCGAGCTTCATCACCTACCGCGTCGCCTTGGCGTTGCTGTAA
- a CDS encoding FeoA family protein translates to MSGHPTPETGQSPGGRHLGELKKGERARVTGVDERGVVTTLPEGELERRMIEMGLVEGSHVEVLHEAFPGRDPIAIRVNEHTLALRRAEARAVLVAPAA, encoded by the coding sequence ATGAGCGGTCATCCCACCCCCGAAACGGGCCAGTCCCCCGGCGGACGGCATTTGGGCGAGTTGAAGAAGGGCGAGCGCGCCCGCGTGACCGGCGTCGATGAGCGGGGGGTCGTCACCACCCTTCCCGAAGGGGAGCTGGAACGGCGCATGATCGAGATGGGGCTGGTCGAAGGCTCCCACGTCGAGGTCCTGCACGAAGCCTTTCCGGGCCGCGACCCCATCGCCATCCGCGTGAACGAGCACACGCTGGCGCTCCGCCGCGCCGAGGCGCGCGCCGTGCTGGTGGCGCCCGCCGCCTGA
- a CDS encoding tetratricopeptide repeat protein, which produces MNRRNAYLITAALALFSAGPAFSAPAVDHNREFQACLTLAEKRPAEALESAQTWLNRGGGDHARLCQALALFHKGDFTTAGARLEELAPVLGKDDPKAGASILGRAGWAWLRAGDNVRAERAYSRALALQPDDVDLLIDRAIARAETERFWDAVADLDAALKKDPRRPEAYLYRAAAHKALANDRQAVADIDRALELRPGDPDALLLRATIKAQAGNLPGAREDWSQIVRNTPNSAAAKTAQANLDRSARAPAPAAKGDAKGPAPAKP; this is translated from the coding sequence ATGAACCGACGCAACGCTTACCTCATCACGGCCGCGCTGGCGCTCTTCTCCGCCGGCCCGGCCTTCTCCGCTCCCGCCGTCGATCACAACCGGGAGTTCCAGGCCTGCCTGACGCTCGCCGAGAAGCGCCCGGCCGAAGCGCTGGAGAGCGCGCAGACCTGGCTGAACCGCGGCGGCGGCGACCATGCCCGGCTGTGCCAGGCGCTGGCGCTGTTCCACAAAGGCGACTTCACCACCGCCGGGGCGCGGCTGGAGGAACTGGCCCCGGTGCTGGGCAAGGACGATCCGAAGGCCGGGGCCTCGATCCTCGGGCGGGCCGGCTGGGCGTGGCTGCGCGCCGGTGACAATGTGCGGGCGGAGCGGGCCTACAGCCGCGCCCTGGCGCTCCAGCCGGATGACGTGGACCTGCTGATCGACCGCGCCATCGCGCGGGCCGAGACGGAGCGCTTCTGGGACGCCGTGGCCGACCTGGACGCGGCGCTGAAGAAGGACCCGCGGCGGCCCGAGGCCTATCTCTACCGCGCCGCCGCCCACAAGGCGCTGGCCAACGACCGGCAGGCCGTCGCCGACATCGACCGCGCGCTGGAACTGCGCCCCGGCGATCCCGACGCCCTGCTGCTGCGTGCCACAATCAAGGCGCAGGCCGGCAATCTGCCGGGCGCGCGGGAGGATTGGAGCCAGATCGTTCGCAACACGCCGAACAGCGCGGCGGCGAAGACGGCGCAGGCCAACCTCGACCGCTCCGCCAGGGCGCCGGCTCCCGCCGCCAAGGGCGACGCGAAGGGACCGGCACCCGCAAAACCATAA